In a genomic window of Gossypium arboreum isolate Shixiya-1 chromosome 9, ASM2569848v2, whole genome shotgun sequence:
- the LOC108455222 gene encoding gibberellin 2-beta-dioxygenase 2-like, whose protein sequence is MVVASPSPTHPEKVQFIELPIIDLSAERSKVIKLVIKACEEYGFFEVINHGVSHDIITRMEEQGLGFFAKPLGDKQKAGPATPFGYGCKNIGFNGDVGEVEYLMLGTNSLSIVERSYAISNDPKMFSSAVNGYIEAVTGLACEILELMAEGLRVHDSSVFSKMIKDVDNDSIFRLNHYPPILCNNNNNNNKDPSFHANKVGFGEHTDPQILTILKSNDVGGLQVKSQVDDEDHGVWVPVPPHPTAFCVNVGDVLQAMTNGRFMSVRHRAMVTNTSKSRMSMAYFGAPPLHTCLTPPIELVTPHKPLLYRPFTWDEYKKASHSLRLGDSRLHLFKISTATWFCIQFSS, encoded by the exons ATGGTTGTGGCTTCACCCAGTCCAACTCATCCCGAAAAGGTTCAATTCATTGAGTTACCAATCATAGACCTTTCAGCCGAGAGATCAAAGGTTATAAAACTGGTAATAAAAGCCTGCGAAGAGTACGGTTTCTTTGAGGTGATCAACCATGGTGTCTCCCACGACATTATTACCAGAATGGAAGAACAAGGTCTCGGTTTCTTTGCCAAGCCGCTCGGCGACAAACAAAAGGCCGGTCCGGCCACTCCTTTTGGTTATGGTTGTAAGAACATTGGATTCAATGGTGATGTTGGGGAAGTTGAGTATCTTATGTTAGGTACTAACTCTTTATCCATTGTTGAAAGATCTTATGCCATCTCTAATGACCCCAAAATGTTCAG CTCTGCTGTGAATGGTTACATAGAAGCAGTGACAGGGTTAGCATGTGAGATATTAGAACTAATGGCAGAGGGACTGAGGGTCCACGATTCATCAGTGTTCAGTAAGATGATCAAGGACGTTGATAATGACTCCATTTTCAGGCTCAATCACTATCCACCCATTCTCTGCAACAACAACAATAACAACAACAAAGACCCTTCATTTCATGCTAATAAGGTTGGTTTTGGGGAACATACTGACCCTCAGATCTTGACCATCCTCAAATCCAACGATGTGGGTGGCTTGCAAGTTAAATCCCAAGTTGATGATGAGGATCATGGTGTGTGGGTTCCCGTTCCTCCTCACCCTACTGCCTTCTGTGTTAATGTTGGTGACGTTTTACAG gcaaTGACTAATGGGAGGTTCATGAGTGTAAGACACAGAGCCATGGTGACAAACACCAGTAAGTCCAGAATGTCAATGGCCTATTTTGGGGCACCACCACTCCATACATGCCTCACTCCACCTATAGAGTTGGTCACTCCCCACAAGCCATTGCTTTATAGGCCTTTCACTTGGGATGAATACAAGAAGGCTTCCCATTCTCTAAGGCTTGGGGACAGTCGCCTTCACCTTTTCAAA ATAAGTACTGCAACATGGTTCTGCATTCAATTTTCTAGCTAA
- the LOC108455221 gene encoding uncharacterized protein LOC108455221 has translation MEISHDQDHVDEISQSHFEESVDDFLKEIDDNDENYECLLEENDDDDGDIDDENYIDDRQSQIDTWNFYDHPLFEQDYRCLPLSFHDKINDDLSVGNRIIMPSMDLEFIIENQVPLPLQFEIHNLSEGKFSHCGVLEFSGHEDGVVFLPDWMMENLQLKACDFVYMKNKKLEQGSYIKIQPHTSDFISIPNPKAVLEENLRKFCCLTKGDTIIISHGSKRLQR, from the exons ATGGAAATATCTCATGATCAAGATCACGTTGATGAAATCTCTCAATCTCATTTTGAAGAATCTGTGGatgattttttaaaagaaatcgaTGACAACGACGAAAATTATGAGTGTCTTTTAGAAGAAAACGACGACGATGATGGTGATATTGATGACGAAAATTACATTGATGATCGTCAATCTCAAATAGATACTTGGAATTTTTATGATCACCCTTTGTTCGAACAAGATTATCGTTGCCTCCCATTATCTTTCCACGACAAAATAAATGATGATTTATCAGTTGGTAATAGAATCATTATGCCCTCCATGGATCTTGAATTTATCATAGAAAATCAAGTCCCCTTGCCTTTACAATTCGAGATTCATAACTTATCGGAAGGGAAGTTTTCCCATTGTGGGGTTCTCGAGTTCAGTGGACATGAAGACGGTGTAGTGTTCTTACCAGATTGGATGATGGAAAACTTGCAACTAAAAGCATGTGATTTCGTCTATATGAAGAATAAAAAGCTAGAACAGGGAAGCTACATCAAGATTCAACCACACACAAGTGATTTTATTTCTATTCCGAATCCGAAAGCTGTGTTGGAAGAAAATTTACGTAAATTTTGTTGCTTAACAAAGGGTGATACCATAATCATCAGCCATGGGAGCAAAAG ACTGCAACGTTGA
- the LOC108455220 gene encoding transcription factor MYB78-like: protein MDAKAKGNVRREEEDDQIELRRGPWTVEEDLKLVNYIASHGEGRWNSLALFAGLKRTGKSCRLRWLNYLRPDVRRGNITLEEQLLILELHSRWGNRWSKIAQHLPGRTDNEIKNYWRTRVQKHAKQLKCDVNSKQFKDTMRYLWMPRLVERIQAGIASSSSTTATAMGQIGIPQVALSYNTLDNSSTTVSLETQISPTSDFSDCYGNIVPINENTNPDYFQASQIGSSNDYNHGMDFQPWLRGVDNITSDHFLDCDDFLFLQQQFNFNM, encoded by the exons ATGGATGCTAAAGCAAAGGGAAACGTACGAAGGGAAGAGGAGGATGATCAAATAGAGCTGAGACGAGGACCATGGACTGTTGAAGAAGATTTAAAGCTCGTTAATTACATTGCTTCTCATGGTGAAGGTCGATGGAATTCACTTGCTCTTTTCGCAG GTCTCAAAAGGACAGGAAAAAGTTGCAGATTGAGATGGTTAAATTATCTTCGACCCGATGTTCGACGTGGGAACATCACCCTTGAAGAACAACTTTTGATTCTTGAACTTCACTCTCGTTGGGGAAACCG ATGGTCCAAAATCGCCCAACATTTGCCTGGAAGAACTGACAATGAGATAAAAAACTATTGGAGAACTCGTGtccaaaaacatgccaagcaACTCAAATGTGACGTGAACAGTAAGCAATTCAAAGACACCATGCGATACCTATGGATGCCAAGGTTAGTTGAAAGAATTCAAGCCGGCATTGCCTCCTCCTCCTCCACAACAGCCACTGCCATGGGGCAAATCGGTATACCACAAGTAGCCCTAAGTTATAACACGCTTGACAATTCCAGCACCACAGTCTCGTTGGAGACTCAAATTTCACCAACATCGGATTTTTCCGATTGTTACGGTAACATCGTCCCGATTAATGAAAACACGAACCCGGATTACTTTCAGGCTAGCCAAATTGGTTCCTCTAATGATTACAACCATGGCATGGATTTCCAACCATGGTTGCGTGGAGTTGATAATATTACATCAGATCATTTCTTGGATTGTGATGATTTTTTGTTCTTACAACAGCAATTTAACTTCAACATGTGA